CAAGCCACTTCCTAATATGCTGCCCTTTCATTGTTTTATAAATATAAAGAATCAGAAGCCCCCAAATTAACGATAAAATCGACATGGCTACGACTGAAATCCATGCATCCCTTCCAGCTGTTTTAATTAAATGCGGAACTGCGATAACATGATTTTTCAGACCAATCCCTGTCATAAATAATAAGATCATTTGAAAAATTGAAATTGTATCCTTACTCTTCATATTTCACCAAAAATCAATAGATATTTACTCTTCCTTATTATGGGTGAAATAATTGAATGTTATGCTAAAAAGCAAAAAAATCATTCCCTATCATGAAATAGGAAATGATTTTTAATAGTCTTGCTTATAGGCTGGCTTTTGCTTTTTCAGCTAAGTCAGCAAATGCTTTTTCATCATTAACAGCAAGATCTGCAAGCATTTTGCGGTTAATGTCAATGCCGGCATTTTTCAAGCCGTACATTAAACGGCTGTAAGAGAGGCCGTTTAAACGTGCAGCCGCATTGATTCTTGTAATCCAGAGCTTGCGAAAATCGCGCTTTTTCTGGCGGCGATCACGGTATGCATACCGAAGTGATCTCATCACTTGCTCATTCGCCGTTCTGAATAATTTATGTTTGGAACCGTAGTAACCTTTGGCTAATTTTAATACTTTTTTGCGACGTCGACGAGTGACGTAGCCGCCTTTCACTCTTGCCATAACCAATTACCTCCTAGAATCCGTTATCTTTTCTTATATGTGAGCAATTCACGAATACGTTTGAAGTCACCGCTTGAAACCACTGCCGCTTTGCGAAGTTTACGCTTTTGTTTTTGCGACTTGTTAGCAAACAAGTGGCTTGTGTAAGCGTGCTGGCGCTTAAGCTTTCCTGTTCCTGTTTTTTTAAAGCGCTTTGCAGCACCTTTATGGGTTTTCATTTTAGGCATAATGCTTCCTCCTCAAGAACGTCCATCCAGAAAATGAATATTCTTCTTTTTGAACTGATTTTTTTACTTTGAATCCGACGTATTTGGCGCCAAGACTAAAAACATGCTTCGGCCATCCATTTTCGGTCTCGATTCAACGACCGCAATGTCCTTTAGTTCATCAGCAAGGCGGTTCAATACTTCCCTGCCGATCTCCGAGTGCGTGATTGCACGACCGCGAAATCGGATGCTCGCTTTTACTTTATCGCCCTTTTCGATAAACTTTCTTGCGTTTCTGAGCTTTGTATTAAAGTCATGTTCATCAATCGTTGGACTAAAGCGAACTTCTTTGACGTTAATCGTCTTTTGTTTTTTCCGGGCTTCTTTATCTTTCTTTTGCTGTTCATAGCGATACTTCCCAAAATCCATAATCCTACAGACCGGGGGTTTGCCGTTTGGCGCAACCATGACAAGGTCAAGGTTTGCATTTTGTGCCATTTCCAATGCTTCTTGACGCGTTTTTACACCAATTTGGTCTCCATTTGAACCGATAACCCGAACTTCGCGAGCACGAATGGCCTCGTTCACCAACATGTCTTTGCTAATAGTTAGCCACCTCCAATAGATTTTATAAACTAGATAAACCATCAAAACAAAGCAATTTAGTGTTCATTTTTCCTAACATAAAAAAGTGTGGACACAAAAACGCCCACACTTAACCCATTCATTGTTCATACTAAAACCCGGCAACTGCCAAAAGGCGTCAACAGGTGAGAAGCGGGCGCTCCTGCTTGCTTTGTCAGATATTCATTTACTAGCGTATTATACCATCTGACAGGCAGTCCTGTCAATTGTTACGAACGGTTTGCAATTTCATTCTTAATAGAATGAATAAATTGTTCCAACGATTCTGAAGTGGATTTCTGCTCGCCATATTTTCGGATGTTCACGGAATTCCCTTTCACTTCTTTATCACCAACAACAAGCATATATGGGATCTTTTGAACTTGAGCTTCACGGATTTTATAGCCGATTTTTTCATTTCGGCTATCAATTTCTACCCGTACGCCTTCACGTTTTAAGCTGTCTTCCACCTTTTTCGCATAGTCAAGATGCACTTCTGCAACAGGAATGACCTCCACCTGCACAGGCGCAAGCCATGTTGGAAACGCACCTTTATATTCTTCAATTAAAAATGCCACAAAACGTTCCATTGTTGAAACGACACCGCGATGAATGACGACAGGGCGATGCTCTTTGCCGTCTTCACCGATATAGGTGAGGTCAAAGCGCTCAGGCAATTGAACGTCAAGCTGCACGGTTGACAGTGTCTCATCTTTACCGAGCGCTGTTTTTACTTGGACGTCAAGCTTCGGTCCGTAGAAAGCAGCTTCTCCTTCCGCTTCAATATAATCTAAACCGAGATCATCCATTGTTTCTCTAAGGATGGATTGTGTTTTCTCCCACATTTCATCATCATCAATATATTTCTCTTTGTCATTAGGATCACGGTAAGAAAGTCGGAAGTAATAGTCATGAATACGAAAATCCTTGTAAACCTTTTGGATCAATTCTACTACACGTATAAATTCCTCTTTGATTTGGTCGGGACGGCAAAAAATATGGGCATCATTCAATGTCATGGAACGCACCCGTTGTAGTCCTGCAAGCGCACCTGACATTTCGAAGCGGTGCATCGTTCCGAGTTCCGCAACACGATAAGGTAAATTTCGATAGCTTCTTAGCTCATTTTTATAAATCATCATATGGTGAGGGCAGTTCATCGGGCGCAGGACAAGCTCTTCCGTTTCATCCATTTTCATAGGCGGGTACATATCTTCGTGATAATGCTGCCAGTGTCCACTCGTTTTATACAATTCCACATTTGCAAGATGGGGGGTGTACACATGGTGATAGCCAAGCTTCTCTTCCAAGTCAACGATATAACGTTCGATTGTTCGGCGGATAGTCGCCCCTTTTGGCAGCCAGATTGGCAACCCTTGTCCAACTTCTTGGGAAATTGTAAAGAGCTTCAGTTCTTTACCGAGCTTGCGGTGATCACGTTCTTTTGCTTCTTCAAGCAAACGCAAATACTCATCCAATTCCGATTGTTTAAAAAAGGCTGTGCCATAAATTCTTTGCAGCATTTGATTGTCACTATTTCCCCGCCAATATGCCCCCGCAACACTCAATAATTTAAATATTTTTATTTTTCCAGTTGACGGAACATGCGGCCCACGGCAAAGATCAAAAAATTCTCCTTGCTCATAGATTGTCACTTCTTCGTCTTGGGGAATGTCTTGCAGCAATTCCAGTTTTAACGGATCATTCATTTCCTTGTACATTCGTTCAGCTTCCTTGCGGCTTACAACATGGCGGCGTATTTCAAGGTTTTCATTGACAATCTTTTTCATTTCTTTTTCAATCTTTGGAAAGTCCTCAGAAGAAATTTGCTGTTCACAATCAATATCATAATAAAAACCGTTTTCAATGACAGGGCCTACGCCAAGATTGACATCGCCATAAAGGCGTTTAATCGCTTGAGCCATAAGGTGAGCCGTGCTATGGCGCAATACTTCCAGTGCTTCATGATTTTCAGGCGTTATAATTTCAATTGTTCCGCTTTCATGTAATGGACGGCGCAAATCAACTAATTTGCCGTTGACCTTGCCGACAATCGCTTTCTTTTTTAATCCAGGGCTAATTGATGCGGCAACATCTTCTATCGATGTTCCGTCAGCATATTCCTTAACTGCTCCATCTGGAAAAGTAAATGTAATGTGTTCTCCCATTTTTTTGCACTCCTTTTAAAAAATAGGCTTTGTTAAAGACCAATGCTGATACCCGCTTCTCGCAAGGCAAACCGTGCCCGCGGGGTTTACAACGGCATCGTTTAACAGAGCCAAAAAATAAAAAACCCGCCCCCAAAAAAGGGACGAGTATCGTCTCGCGGTTCCACCCAGATTCCGCATGTGCATATGCGGCGCTTAAATTGATAACGGCAAATGCCGTCAACGGATACTGCTAGTTCCCCGTTGAAGTTCAGAGGTGGTGAATTGCAGGCTATGTTTAGAAGCTTTCAGCCAAGGCTTCATTCTCTTTGAAACATAGGGTTCAGCAATCCGTGTCCCCATCAACACTTTTTAGATGTTTTTACATGTAGTTATTATACGAACTAAAAAAAAGAAATGCAAGCAGAATCGCTTTATTTTCTTGCTATTCAAAATGAACTGCTTTGATTCGGCAGATCAGTCAATTTGCAAAATGTAATTCTTTCTTGAAAAATATTTTCCAATGTATATAAAAGTCCTGAACGCTCATTATCAATATATAGGAAAATCTGATTCGGCGCCAACATGAGAAGCGGCTGCAAAAGCGTTGATTCAACCGGTATATTCCCGGGGAAAAAGCCTGATTTTTTTATAAACGATGTAATTTTTTCTTCTTGAATTAAACGAAAATCATCATCATAGAAAATTGGTTTACTTCCATAGACAACATGCAGCTTATCAATAATTGGCTTCTTTCGTTCCAAAAACAATCGAAGATTAGCCACAAAATTTTGGTAATCCTGTTCAAGTTTGTATTCATCAATTGCCAATTCCGCATAAGCCAGAAGACATTCTTGATACTCTTTTAGACGGAATTTTATAAATGAATCAAAGCTAAATGCCAATTCTTTTTGAAAACCTTCCATTAATAACGATTGAATGGATTCCTCGATAAGCTTCTCTCTTGAAGGCAATTTTTTTACGTTCGGAAGTTCTGTTCGCTTCCCATCGACAATGAGAAAAAAAATGGAGGCTATTGCATTTTTTTCATCATAATCACGAAAGTAAAATTTATTTTCCAGCAATTGATGAAACCACTTCATTTCATATTGAGAAAGGATATAACGGCGAAATACACGAGCCAGCATCGGCTGAAGTGCATATTTAAATGTGACTTCATCTTTATCAAAAGATACAAACAGTTGATGCATGCCAATTTTACGTGCTGATATGCCAAAAACAGTTTCATAGTTTCCTTTTTCTATATGCTCTGTGATGCATTTATAAATCGCCTCGCAGTCATGTTCATTCGAAAATTCCACTTTAATCAAAAGAGCCCCTCCTTCAGCGACATACCTTGTACAAATATATGGCTGCAAAAGGAGAAAAATGAGGCTTTTTTTCATAAGATAGGCATTCAGTCACTTAGAGAGCGAAAAATTCTCCCTGCGGTTCTTGCCGCCAATGTATTTCGAAATCGTATAATGGCGGATTCTCTCCATAATCCGCTTCGCCTTTAACAGTTCTGTTCCTGCCTTCTCGGAATAAGCTAAATGCTCTTCAAGCTCATTGTAATCGTAATTTGAACTGTACAATGTCGGCAGATTTTCCATCATTCGATATTGGAGTATTGAACCAAGCACTTCATCGCGGATCCAGCCAGATATTGCTTCCGCTCCAATATCATCAAGGATAAGCAAAGGCACTGTTTTAATATATGTGAGTTTCTCTAGAAAACGATCACTTCCAATCGCATTCTTCAAATCACGAAAGAAATCGGGTGTGTACACCATCAACGATTTCACATTTTTTAAAAGTGCGAGTTCATTCGCAATCGCGCACATGACATACGTTT
The genomic region above belongs to Pueribacillus theae and contains:
- the rplT gene encoding 50S ribosomal protein L20, producing the protein MARVKGGYVTRRRRKKVLKLAKGYYGSKHKLFRTANEQVMRSLRYAYRDRRQKKRDFRKLWITRINAAARLNGLSYSRLMYGLKNAGIDINRKMLADLAVNDEKAFADLAEKAKASL
- the rpmI gene encoding 50S ribosomal protein L35 — protein: MPKMKTHKGAAKRFKKTGTGKLKRQHAYTSHLFANKSQKQKRKLRKAAVVSSGDFKRIRELLTYKKR
- the infC gene encoding translation initiation factor IF-3, whose translation is MLVNEAIRAREVRVIGSNGDQIGVKTRQEALEMAQNANLDLVMVAPNGKPPVCRIMDFGKYRYEQQKKDKEARKKQKTINVKEVRFSPTIDEHDFNTKLRNARKFIEKGDKVKASIRFRGRAITHSEIGREVLNRLADELKDIAVVESRPKMDGRSMFLVLAPNTSDSK
- the thrS gene encoding threonine--tRNA ligase, whose amino-acid sequence is MGEHITFTFPDGAVKEYADGTSIEDVAASISPGLKKKAIVGKVNGKLVDLRRPLHESGTIEIITPENHEALEVLRHSTAHLMAQAIKRLYGDVNLGVGPVIENGFYYDIDCEQQISSEDFPKIEKEMKKIVNENLEIRRHVVSRKEAERMYKEMNDPLKLELLQDIPQDEEVTIYEQGEFFDLCRGPHVPSTGKIKIFKLLSVAGAYWRGNSDNQMLQRIYGTAFFKQSELDEYLRLLEEAKERDHRKLGKELKLFTISQEVGQGLPIWLPKGATIRRTIERYIVDLEEKLGYHHVYTPHLANVELYKTSGHWQHYHEDMYPPMKMDETEELVLRPMNCPHHMMIYKNELRSYRNLPYRVAELGTMHRFEMSGALAGLQRVRSMTLNDAHIFCRPDQIKEEFIRVVELIQKVYKDFRIHDYYFRLSYRDPNDKEKYIDDDEMWEKTQSILRETMDDLGLDYIEAEGEAAFYGPKLDVQVKTALGKDETLSTVQLDVQLPERFDLTYIGEDGKEHRPVVIHRGVVSTMERFVAFLIEEYKGAFPTWLAPVQVEVIPVAEVHLDYAKKVEDSLKREGVRVEIDSRNEKIGYKIREAQVQKIPYMLVVGDKEVKGNSVNIRKYGEQKSTSESLEQFIHSIKNEIANRS
- the ytxC gene encoding sporulation protein YtxC gives rise to the protein MEFSNEHDCEAIYKCITEHIEKGNYETVFGISARKIGMHQLFVSFDKDEVTFKYALQPMLARVFRRYILSQYEMKWFHQLLENKFYFRDYDEKNAIASIFFLIVDGKRTELPNVKKLPSREKLIEESIQSLLMEGFQKELAFSFDSFIKFRLKEYQECLLAYAELAIDEYKLEQDYQNFVANLRLFLERKKPIIDKLHVVYGSKPIFYDDDFRLIQEEKITSFIKKSGFFPGNIPVESTLLQPLLMLAPNQIFLYIDNERSGLLYTLENIFQERITFCKLTDLPNQSSSF